In one window of Gossypium arboreum isolate Shixiya-1 chromosome 4, ASM2569848v2, whole genome shotgun sequence DNA:
- the LOC108459606 gene encoding uncharacterized protein LOC108459606: MPQGNLETLVSACAGGSCDNKIICETLATSESDSDDHLHPAEKHIEEEIPSDFPPESFWLSKDAEFDWFDRNAFYERKDSHKGNSGPNSANLNPNLNSISNSQRFSLRKPKASIIGLPKPQKSCFVETKNRKPGNTRLFPKRPGSVKSDRPVVEPSSPKVSCMGRVRSKRDRNGRLKRNSQKSTGVETVKEKTTGKRSGLFSSFRAIFRSSGKASESDALPVAPSPPGNRDIRSRLPPDDRDAISIEPEIMESEPVSLGGMKRLASGRRSEPLI, from the coding sequence ATGCCACAGGGCAATTTAGAAACCCTTGTTTCCGCCTGTGCCGGTGGCTCTTGCGACAACAAAATCATTTGCGAGACTTTAGCAACCAGCGAAAGTGATTCCGACGACCACCTCCACCCGGCGGAGAAACATATTGAAGAAGAAATCCCATCGGATTTCCCGCCAGAATCGTTTTGGTTATCCAAAGACGCCGAGTTCGACTGGTTCGATCGTAACGCTTTTTACGAACGGAAAGATTCGCATAAAGGAAACTCAGGTCCCAACTCTGCAAACCTCAACCCTAATCTTAACTCGATCTCCAATTCTCAACGCTTTTCTCTTAGAAAGCCTAAAGCTTCCATCATCGGCTTACCGAAACCGCAGAAGTCTTGCTTTGTCGAAACGAAGAACAGGAAACCTGGGAACACTAGATTGTTTCCTAAACGGCCTGGCTCAGTTAAATCGGATCGGCCAGTTGTTGAACCATCTTCGCCTAAGGTTTCTTGTATGGGAAGAGTGAGATCGAAGCGTGACCGTAATGGCCGGCTAAAAAGGAACAGCCAAAAATCGACCGGAGTTGAAACAGTTAAAGAGAAAACGACGGGCAAAAGAAGCGGTTTATTTTCAAGTTTTCGTGCTATTTTCAGGTCCAGTGGGAAAGCAAGTGAATCAGACGCGCTTCCAGTAGCCCCGTCGCCGCCAGGGAATAGGGACATTAGGTCTCGTTTGCCACCAGATGATCGTGACGCAATATCGATAGAGCCTGAAATTATGGAGAGTGAACCGGTCAGTCTAGGTGGAATGAAGCGGCTTGCATCCGGTAGGAGATCGGAGCCGTTAATCTGA